The Camelina sativa cultivar DH55 chromosome 14, Cs, whole genome shotgun sequence genome includes a window with the following:
- the LOC109128763 gene encoding uncharacterized protein LOC109128763, translating into MATPADSEAVKSLNNSKGKKEFVFKNFSQRISDIDIQLYRSLDKMKAEPSFEEQENRVIKELLALEASNDDQDDAFMSVMGTRPQ; encoded by the exons ATGGCGACTCCGGCTGATTCTGAGGCTGTCAAGTCTCTCAACAACTCCAAGGGAAAGAAGGAGTTTGTG TTCAAGAATTTCTCTCAAAGAATCAGTGACATTGACATCCAACTCTATAGGAGCCTGGATAAGATGAAGGCTGAACCTTCATTCGAG GAACAAGAGAATCGAGTGATTAAAGAATTATTAGCTCTCGAGGCCTCCAATGACGACCAAGATGATGCGTTCATGTCTGTTATGGGAACAAGACCTCAGTAG
- the LOC104741213 gene encoding uncharacterized protein LOC104741213, protein MDSRRMSRLNLEVHGHRRRWLTKIGVTLTQIPAKAFTFFVELRAERKAEEKWYWIFYRGGLCDCETWHQNWYNFSQRHVRLQNLWPSMGIPTTSNCWSRTSKFKSLHLLRSATNCLSNYSTLV, encoded by the exons ATGGATTCACGTCGAATGTCCCGGCTTAATCTGGAGGTTCATGGTCACCGGAGGCGATGGCTAACCAAAATCGGCGTAACCCTAACTCAAATCCCGGCTAAAGCTTTCACCTTCTTCGTTGAATTGCGAGCAGAGAGGAAGGCAGAGGAAAAATG GTATTGGATATTTTATCGTGGAG GACTTTGTGATTGTGAAACATGGCATCAAAATTGGTACAACTTCAGTCAAAGGCATGTCAGGCTTCAAAATTTGTGGCCAAGCATGGGAATTCCTACTACAAGCAATTGTTGGAGCAGAACAAGCAAATTCAAGAGCCTGCATCTGTTGAGAAGTGCAACGAATTGTCTAAGCAATTACTCTACACTCGTCTAG
- the LOC104741214 gene encoding ureide permease 5-like — protein MMILVSQGLGIYVVESKGGAILCILLSLLCLGTWPALMALLERRGRLPQHTYLDYSITNFLAAIFIAFVFGGIGESTQEAPSFLGQLTQIQDNWPSVLFAMAGGVGLSIGNLATQYALAFVGLSVTEVTTASITVVVGTTVNYFLDNRLNRADVLFSGVGCFFVAVCLGSAVHSSNSADVEAKLGKVSRNCETVEECQRLFGVVEEEMENAKEGTAAFLVALENTRAIKVFGKSMVVGLGITFFAGLSFSLFSPLFNLATNDQWHTLKQGVPNLIVYTAFFYFSLSCFVIAIALNITFLYNPVLGSPRSSFREYLSDWNGRGLAFMAGLICGFGNGLQFMGGQAAGYAASDAVQALPLVSTCWGIYLFGEYRRSSPRTYALLVGMLVMFTVAVGLLMASAGERETRFT, from the exons ATGATGATATTGGTATCTCAAGGATTGGGAATTTATGTGGTGGAGAGCAAAGGAGGAGCAATATTATGTATATTGCTTTCTCTGCTCTGTTTAGGCACTTGGCCTGCTCTTATGGCTCTTCTTGAACGGCGTGGTCGTCTCCCACAACATACCTATCTTGATTATTCCATCACTAACTTCTTGGCTGCAATCTTCATAGCCTTTGTGTTTGGTGGGATAGGTGAGAGTACACAGGAGGCACCAAGTTTTCTTGGACAGCTCACTCAG ATTCAGGATAATTGGCCTTCTGTGTTGTTTGCTATGGCGGGTGGGGTGGGTTTGAGTATTGGGAATCTTGCTACTCAGTATGCTTTAGCTTTTGTTGGTCTGTCTGTTACAGAAGTAACAACTGCGAGCATCACCGTTGTTGTAGGCACCACTGTCAATTACTTTTTGGATAACAGATTGAACCGAGCAGATGTGCTTTTCTCTGGTGTCGGCTGCTTCTTTGTAGCTGTTTGTCTTGGTTCTGCTGTTCACTCTTCCAATTCTGCTGATGTAGAGGCTAAACTAGGAAAAGTCTCGAGGAATTGTGAAACTGTGGAAGAGTGCCAGAGACTATTTGGAG tagtggaagaagagatggagaatgCAAAGGAAGGGACTGCAGCTTTTCTTGTAGCACTCGAAAACACGAGAGCAATCAAA GTGTTTGGAAAGAGCATGGTTGTTGGTCTGGGCATTACCTTTTTTGCAGGTCTTTCTTTCTCATTGTTCTCACCTTTATTCAACCTTGCAACAAACGATCAATGGCACACTCTAAAACAAGGTGTTCCCAATCTGATTGTCTACACTGCGTTCTTCTACTTCTCACTATCTTGCTTTGTGATCGCCATCGCTTTAAACATTACTTTCCTGTACAACCCTGTGCTCGGCTCACCAAGATCTTCCTTTAGGGAATACTTGAGTGACTGGAACGGAAGAGGTTTGGCTTTTATGGCTGGATTGATTTGTGGGTTTGGTAACGGTCTTCAGTTCATGGGTGGACAAGCTGCAGGATATGCAGCCTCAGATGCTGTTCAG GCACTTCCTTTGGTATCTACTTGTTGGGGGATATATCTGTTTGGGGAGTATAGGAGATCATCTCCGCGGACATATGCTTTACTTGTTGGAATGCTGGTGATGTTCACTGTTGCTGTGGGGCTCCTAATGGCCTCGGCTGGGGAAAGAGAGACGCGGTTTACCTAA
- the LOC104741219 gene encoding berberine bridge enzyme-like 7 gives MKEAFSVLCLVILVSVLEAAVTKPISEKFIECLSYRTSPENPITDAVFIADNTTTFLSTYLSYTKNKRYSSPNFKKLLAIVAAKHVSHVQATVVCAKTNGIQLRIRSGGHDLEGLSYRSSVPFVILDMFNLRSITVDVSSKKAWVQTGATLGELYVKINEASQTLAFPAGVCPTVGVGGHISGGGYGNLIRKFGITVDHVSDAQLVDVNGNLLNRATMGEDLFWAIRGGGGASFGVIISWKINLVEVPKILTVFRVNKTLEQGGTDLLYKWQLVATKFPEDLFMRAWPQIVNGTKRGERTIAVVLYAQFLGPADKLMAILNQRLPELELRREDCHEMSWFNTTLFWADYPAGTPKSVLLDRPTNPGFFKSKSDYLKKPIPKEGLEKLWKKMFTFNNVVWMQFNPYGGVMDRIPSTAAAFPHRKGNLFKVQYSTTWLDANATETNLSMMKELYEVAEPYVSSNPREAFFNYRDIDIGSNPSGETDVDEAKIYGYKYFLGNFKRLMQIKAKYDPENFFKNEQSIPPVRVM, from the coding sequence atgaaagaagcaTTTTCTGTTTTGTGTCTTGTTATTTTGGTCTCGGTTTTAGAAGCAGCAGTAACGAAACCAATTTCTGAAAAATTCATTGAATGCCTTAGCTATCGGACTAGTCCGGAGAATCCAATCACCGATGCCGTCTTCATCGCCGATAACACCACCACATTCTTGTCTACTTACTTGTCATACACGAAAAACAAGAGGTACTCGAGCCCTAACTTCAAAAAACTACTAGCCATCGTAGCGGCAAAACATGTATCTCATGTTCAGGCCACGGTGGTTTGCGCAAAGACCAACGGTATACAACTCCGTATCCGAAGTGGCGGTCATGACCTCGAAGGCCTTTCTTACAGGTCGTCTGTGCCATTTGTCATTCTTGATATGTTCAATCTCAGATCTATTACTGTTGACGTATCCAGCAAGAAAGCATGGGTTCAAACTGGTGCGACCTTGGGAGAGCTCTATGTAAAGATCAATGAGGCTAGCCAAACGCTAGCGTTCCCGGCTGGTGTTTGCCCGACGGTAGGAGTAGGAGGACACATAAGCGGTGGAGGGTATGGAAATCTGATAAGAAAATTCGGAATCACAGTGGATCATGTTAGTGATGCTCAATTAGTTGATGTCAACGGCAACCTCTTGAATCGAGCTACcatgggagaagatctcttttGGGCCATTCGTGGTGGCGGTGGTGCGAGTTTTGGAGTTATCATCTCTTGGAAAATCAACCTCGTCGAGGTTCCAAAGATCTTGACAGTATTTAGAGTTAACAAAACATTGGAACAAGGAGGCACTGATCTTCTCTACAAGTGGCAGCTTGTTGCTACCAAATTCCCTGAAGATCTTTTTATGAGAGCATGGCCTCAGATCGTAAATGGAACAAAACGCGGCGAGAGAACCATCGCGGTTGTACTCTATGCTCAGTTCTTGGGTCCAGCAGATAAGCTGATGGCGATATTGAACCAGAGGTTGCCTGAACTAGAGCTAAGACGTGAAGATTGTCATGAAATGAGCTGGTTTAACACCACGTTGTTTTGGGCTGATTACCCGGCCGGTACACCAAAGAGCGTTCTTCTAGATAGGCCGACGAATCCAGGATTCTTTAAGAGCAAATCAGATTATCTCAAAAAACCAATCCCTAAGGAAGGATTAGAGAAGCTTTGGAAGAAAATGTTTACATTCAACAATGTTGTGTGGATGCAATTCAACCCTTACGGTGGAGTGATGGACCGGATTCCATCGACCGCAGCAGCATTTCCTCATCGGAAAGGAAATTTGTTCAAGGTTCAATACTCTACGACATGGTTGGACGCAAATGCCACAGAGACTAACCTAAGTATGATGAAGGAGCTTTACGAGGTTGCGGAACCGTACGTGTCAAGTAACCCGAGAGAGGCCTTCTTTAATTACAGAGACATCGATATTGGAAGCAATCCGAGTGGTGAGACAGACGTTGATGAGGCTAAGATCTACGGATACAAGTATTTCTTGGGTAATTTTAAGAGATTGATGCAAATCAAAGCTAAGTATGATCCTGAGAATTTCTTCAAGAACGAGCAGAGTATTCCCCCTGTTCGTGTAATGTAG